The following are encoded together in the uncultured Desulfobacter sp. genome:
- a CDS encoding DUF1343 domain-containing protein gives MNKNTPRVKTGLDVLCDNPPEYLKGRRLGLLANPASITSQFVHAKDVIARLFPRQLCAIFSPQHGFFAEKQDNMIESGHFRDPDLNIPIFSLYSETRIPTADMFDIIDTLVIDIQDVGTRVYTFIYTISYCLETAAGLGKSVVILDRPNPVGGIQVEGNILETDCASFVGRYSIPMRHGMTVGEITAYINTTQKINCDLTVVPMQGWNRDMYWQDTGLVWIPPSPNLPTPVSAMVYPGQVIFEGTNLSEGRGTTLPFEQFGAPFMDIHTIKRCVQDRLKGVVLRPLCFQPTSGKWQNQTCKGVHIHITNKDDYKPYLYSLILLQEIMRAHPNEFTFKAPPYEYEFERLPMDLILGSRDLRKNLENMNDPFELEKAWQVSLHKFKQASKTFYLYNGHGPT, from the coding sequence TTGAATAAAAACACACCACGGGTCAAAACCGGATTAGACGTCCTTTGCGACAATCCGCCTGAATACTTAAAAGGCAGACGACTGGGCCTTTTGGCAAATCCAGCGTCGATAACCAGTCAATTTGTCCACGCAAAAGACGTTATAGCGCGACTTTTTCCAAGGCAGCTGTGTGCCATTTTCTCACCCCAACATGGTTTTTTTGCGGAAAAACAGGACAATATGATCGAATCGGGTCATTTCAGGGATCCGGATCTGAATATACCGATTTTCAGTTTGTACAGTGAAACAAGAATTCCCACAGCCGATATGTTTGATATTATAGACACCCTTGTTATCGACATTCAGGATGTAGGGACTCGTGTGTATACCTTCATATATACCATCTCGTATTGCCTTGAAACAGCGGCAGGATTAGGTAAATCCGTAGTGATTCTGGACCGTCCCAATCCTGTGGGCGGCATACAGGTTGAAGGTAATATCCTTGAAACGGACTGTGCATCTTTTGTCGGGCGTTATTCTATCCCCATGCGTCACGGCATGACCGTAGGAGAAATAACGGCTTACATCAATACAACCCAAAAAATAAATTGTGATCTTACAGTGGTCCCCATGCAGGGATGGAACAGGGATATGTACTGGCAGGACACCGGATTGGTCTGGATTCCACCATCCCCGAACCTGCCCACGCCGGTTTCAGCTATGGTATATCCCGGCCAGGTGATCTTTGAAGGGACCAATCTGTCGGAAGGACGGGGCACCACCCTGCCCTTTGAACAGTTCGGCGCGCCGTTTATGGATATTCATACAATAAAACGGTGTGTGCAGGACCGACTAAAAGGTGTTGTGCTGCGCCCACTGTGTTTCCAACCCACATCGGGAAAATGGCAGAACCAAACGTGCAAAGGCGTTCATATCCACATTACAAACAAAGATGATTATAAACCCTATTTATACTCTCTCATTTTATTACAAGAAATCATGAGGGCTCATCCCAACGAATTTACGTTCAAGGCTCCGCCCTATGAATATGAATTTGAACGTCTGCCCATGGATCTGATTTTAGGAAGCCGAGATCTGCGTAAAAATCTTGAAAACATGAATGACCCTTTTGAATTAGAAAAGGCCTGGCAGGTTTCTTTGCATAAGTTCAAGCAGGCGTCAAAAACCTTCTATTTATATAACGGCCATGGGCCGACCTGA
- the hisC gene encoding histidinol-phosphate transaminase, whose product MSFSVSESVKAIKPYEAGKPLSEVEREYGITNAVKLASNENPFGCSPKVADAVLSKLSGMNRYPEPVPFTLCQKLAEKYHVGMKNLVIGNGSDDIIALLAHGFLDPGQEAVMPLPSFLMYEISVKTAKGVPVMVPLKDFSTNLDGLVKAVTPKTKLVFVTNPFNPTGAWVTKDEFLRFADQLPANVLIVVDEAYIEFARNDAVYNSLAEPLTDHRIVTLRTFSKAYGLAGFRIGYGIMDKSVAEILNRIRQPFNVNTLAQAAAQAALEDTDFLIKSISGTHQGIDFLTQKFTDAGFEVVPTQANFLMVNVKADSRDICEKMLYKGVVVRSLASYGYDTFIRINAGTDQENQMCVDALLNATGK is encoded by the coding sequence ATGTCGTTTTCAGTCAGTGAGTCCGTAAAGGCCATAAAACCCTATGAGGCCGGCAAGCCATTAAGTGAGGTAGAGCGCGAGTATGGGATTACCAATGCGGTAAAACTTGCCTCCAATGAAAATCCTTTTGGATGTTCACCCAAAGTGGCCGACGCTGTTTTGTCAAAATTGTCCGGAATGAATCGGTATCCCGAGCCAGTCCCTTTTACATTATGTCAAAAGCTTGCTGAAAAGTACCATGTCGGAATGAAAAATTTGGTCATTGGAAACGGTTCCGATGATATTATTGCCTTGCTTGCCCATGGATTTTTGGATCCTGGACAAGAAGCGGTGATGCCGCTGCCTTCTTTTCTCATGTATGAAATCAGTGTCAAGACCGCAAAGGGCGTTCCGGTTATGGTGCCCCTCAAAGATTTTTCAACCAATCTTGACGGGCTTGTCAAGGCCGTTACCCCAAAAACAAAACTGGTGTTTGTAACCAATCCTTTTAATCCCACCGGTGCCTGGGTTACTAAAGATGAGTTTTTACGATTTGCCGATCAATTACCGGCCAACGTGTTGATTGTGGTGGATGAAGCGTATATCGAATTTGCACGCAACGATGCGGTGTATAACAGTTTGGCTGAACCGTTGACAGACCATAGAATCGTAACCCTAAGAACTTTTTCCAAAGCTTACGGGCTTGCCGGCTTCCGCATTGGTTACGGGATTATGGATAAATCGGTTGCTGAGATTTTAAACCGGATACGGCAACCCTTTAATGTGAATACCCTTGCCCAGGCTGCTGCCCAGGCTGCCCTGGAAGATACGGATTTTTTGATCAAATCCATTTCCGGCACCCATCAGGGGATTGATTTTCTGACCCAGAAATTTACAGACGCCGGCTTTGAGGTGGTGCCCACCCAAGCCAATTTTCTTATGGTGAATGTAAAGGCCGACTCCCGTGACATTTGTGAGAAAATGCTATACAAAGGCGTGGTGGTGCGATCGCTTGCGTCCTATGGATATGACACTTTTATTCGCATCAATGCCGGTACGGATCAGGAAAATCAAATGTGCGTGGATGCGCTCCTCAATGCTACAGGCAAATAA
- the cmk gene encoding (d)CMP kinase, with translation MTHRRIVTIDGPAGAGKTTVSKALARELGCVYVDTGALYRAVAYEIQCREIDWQNSALLEPFLDGLDLDFVMEDKEPVLTSSGRDISAYIRTHEISMLASATSAVSQVRKALLGIQKSIAKDRDAVFEGRDMGTAVFPNAPYKFFLTADVNVRARRRFEESSASGISFEKILEDMVKRDADDTQRTVSPLKQAPDAILIDATKLDVSQVVEKMKSIIKVL, from the coding sequence ATGACGCATCGACGTATTGTTACCATTGACGGGCCGGCCGGTGCAGGCAAGACAACTGTTTCAAAGGCCCTTGCCCGAGAACTCGGGTGTGTATATGTGGATACCGGTGCGCTGTACCGAGCAGTTGCTTATGAAATCCAGTGCCGGGAAATCGATTGGCAAAACAGCGCCTTGCTTGAACCGTTTCTTGACGGCCTTGATCTTGATTTTGTCATGGAAGACAAAGAGCCCGTGCTGACATCATCGGGCCGGGATATCAGCGCATACATCCGTACCCATGAGATCAGTATGCTGGCTTCAGCCACATCGGCAGTCTCCCAGGTGCGAAAGGCATTGCTGGGTATCCAAAAATCCATTGCCAAAGACAGGGATGCCGTGTTTGAAGGCCGGGATATGGGCACGGCTGTTTTCCCCAACGCGCCATATAAATTTTTTTTAACTGCAGACGTTAACGTGCGTGCCCGAAGACGATTTGAGGAATCAAGCGCCTCCGGGATTTCATTTGAAAAAATTCTTGAAGATATGGTCAAGCGGGATGCGGACGATACACAACGTACGGTCTCTCCATTGAAACAGGCCCCGGATGCGATCCTTATAGATGCCACCAAATTGGATGTCTCTCAGGTGGTTGAAAAGATGAAAAGCATCATCAAAGTTCTTTAA
- a CDS encoding 30S ribosomal protein S1, producing MNNIAEENENQNMNQELETQNQELETQDEVKESEIQLTGEETMEELLDIYDSSLSKFEEGQVVTGTVISVGRETVLVDVGYKSEGQISIHEFIGEDGNVSVNVGDEFEVMIEVWDEEEETVLLSRDKAKKVKVWDAIKDIYDDDGTIEGVITSRVKGGFSVDIGLQAFLPGSQADLRPIRNMDEMVGQTYTFKILKYNKKRNNIVLSRRVLLETEREKMRSATLSAIENDKVMEGIVKNITEYGVFVDLGGVDGLLHITDISWGRVKHPSELFSVGDQIKVKILSFDFEKERVSLGMKQLTPDPWTTAAEKYPTGSKIEGRVVSLTDYGAFIELEEGVEGLIHVSEMSWTRKIRHPSQMVAVGEQVEAVVLDLKPENRRISLGIKQTVENPWEVISQKYPVGTIIEGKIKNITEFGLFIGIDDDIDGLVHISDISWTKRIKHPSEIYKKNDTIQAVVLDIDKANERFSLGIKQTQVDPWETVAERYDVGKEISGVITNLTDFGVFVELEEGIEGLVHVSEISKENIKSPKEHYQIGETITAKVMNINSDERRIGLSIKRLDEDDDDRYLEEIAKSSKPAASAFGEMLRNNIQEKLEAEKKENE from the coding sequence ATGAATAACATTGCTGAAGAAAACGAAAACCAAAACATGAATCAAGAATTAGAGACCCAAAACCAAGAATTAGAGACCCAAGACGAGGTAAAAGAGTCCGAAATCCAACTCACCGGAGAAGAGACTATGGAAGAACTGCTGGATATTTATGATTCCAGCTTAAGTAAATTTGAGGAGGGACAGGTTGTCACCGGAACAGTGATCTCCGTCGGCAGGGAAACGGTCCTTGTTGATGTGGGATACAAATCTGAGGGACAGATCTCAATTCATGAATTCATTGGTGAGGACGGCAATGTCAGCGTAAACGTCGGCGACGAGTTTGAGGTAATGATCGAAGTATGGGATGAAGAAGAAGAGACCGTTCTCCTCTCCCGTGACAAAGCCAAAAAGGTTAAAGTGTGGGATGCCATCAAAGACATCTACGACGATGACGGCACCATTGAGGGTGTTATCACCAGTCGGGTTAAAGGCGGCTTCTCCGTTGATATCGGCCTGCAGGCCTTTTTGCCGGGCTCCCAGGCGGATCTGCGGCCCATCCGCAATATGGATGAAATGGTCGGCCAGACTTATACCTTTAAGATTCTTAAGTACAACAAGAAAAGAAACAACATTGTTCTGTCACGTCGTGTATTGCTTGAAACTGAAAGAGAAAAAATGCGCAGTGCCACACTGTCTGCCATTGAAAACGACAAAGTCATGGAAGGTATTGTTAAAAACATTACCGAATACGGTGTCTTTGTCGATCTCGGCGGTGTTGACGGACTTCTTCATATTACCGATATTTCCTGGGGACGGGTTAAACATCCCTCTGAATTGTTCTCTGTCGGCGATCAGATCAAGGTGAAAATTCTCTCCTTTGATTTTGAGAAGGAACGGGTTTCTCTGGGCATGAAACAGTTGACCCCCGATCCCTGGACAACAGCTGCTGAAAAATATCCCACCGGTTCCAAGATTGAAGGCCGGGTGGTCAGCCTGACCGATTATGGGGCATTCATTGAGCTTGAAGAGGGTGTTGAAGGCCTTATCCATGTCTCTGAAATGTCCTGGACCCGTAAAATCCGTCACCCATCCCAGATGGTTGCCGTGGGCGAACAGGTTGAGGCCGTTGTTCTGGATCTCAAACCTGAAAACCGCAGAATTTCTCTGGGTATCAAACAGACCGTTGAAAATCCCTGGGAAGTCATTTCTCAGAAATACCCCGTGGGTACCATTATTGAAGGAAAAATCAAGAACATTACCGAATTTGGTTTGTTCATCGGCATTGATGATGACATTGACGGCTTAGTTCACATCTCTGATATTTCCTGGACCAAAAGGATTAAGCATCCTTCTGAAATTTATAAGAAAAATGATACCATTCAGGCAGTCGTACTTGATATCGACAAGGCCAATGAAAGATTCTCTTTGGGTATCAAGCAAACCCAGGTTGATCCTTGGGAAACAGTTGCCGAACGTTATGATGTGGGCAAGGAAATTTCAGGCGTCATCACCAATCTTACCGATTTCGGCGTGTTTGTAGAGCTTGAAGAAGGTATTGAAGGTCTGGTTCATGTATCTGAAATCAGCAAGGAAAACATCAAGAGCCCCAAAGAACATTACCAGATCGGTGAAACCATTACGGCTAAGGTAATGAACATCAACTCTGATGAAAGACGGATCGGCCTGTCCATCAAACGTCTGGATGAAGATGATGATGATAGATATCTTGAAGAAATTGCAAAAAGCTCCAAACCTGCTGCATCCGCATTTGGAGAAATGCTGAGAAATAATATCCAGGAAAAACTGGAAGCGGAGAAAAAAGAAAACGAATAA
- the sppA gene encoding signal peptide peptidase SppA — protein sequence MFARRHPVLFFLCVICACFTLGLVAMSGVAVLGAFALNSGISGAMASARGNIGVVEVTGPIISSQKIIEDIHWFMDDDTIKAIVLRVDSPGGGIGPSQEIYRELMKHRDEKPVIASMGSVAASGGYYISCAAQGIVANSGTITGSIGVIMEYANIEQIVQKIGISPVVIKSGEYKDMGSPMRALKESEKQLFQNLVDELHVQFVSDAAAARNMETDVMSKLADGRVYTGQTAMKLKLVDRIGNLDDAVEWAGQIAGIEGKLIPVYPKADKMTLFKKLAETLFQDVNLGTRLSRQFRYVLN from the coding sequence ATGTTTGCAAGACGCCATCCTGTTTTGTTTTTTCTTTGTGTTATCTGTGCCTGCTTCACCTTGGGGTTGGTTGCCATGTCCGGTGTTGCTGTTCTGGGTGCCTTTGCTTTAAATAGCGGAATCAGTGGGGCTATGGCATCCGCCAGGGGAAATATCGGCGTGGTTGAAGTGACAGGGCCAATTATATCATCACAAAAGATCATTGAAGATATTCATTGGTTTATGGATGATGACACTATTAAGGCGATTGTTTTAAGGGTCGACAGTCCCGGCGGAGGGATCGGGCCATCTCAGGAAATTTACCGGGAACTGATGAAGCACCGCGATGAAAAACCTGTGATCGCCTCCATGGGCTCTGTTGCTGCCTCCGGGGGATATTATATTTCATGTGCAGCCCAAGGTATTGTTGCAAATTCCGGCACTATAACCGGTTCCATCGGCGTAATTATGGAATATGCCAATATCGAACAGATTGTTCAAAAGATAGGGATTTCTCCTGTGGTCATAAAAAGCGGCGAATATAAGGACATGGGGTCTCCTATGAGAGCCCTTAAGGAGAGTGAAAAACAGTTGTTTCAAAATCTTGTGGATGAACTGCACGTCCAGTTCGTATCCGATGCTGCTGCGGCCAGAAATATGGAGACTGATGTTATGTCTAAATTGGCCGACGGCAGGGTTTATACCGGGCAGACCGCCATGAAGCTTAAACTTGTAGATCGTATCGGCAATCTGGATGATGCGGTGGAGTGGGCCGGACAGATAGCCGGCATTGAAGGTAAGTTAATTCCGGTTTATCCCAAAGCTGATAAAATGACACTGTTTAAAAAACTGGCCGAAACCCTGTTCCAGGATGTTAATCTCGGAACCAGGCTGTCCAGACAGTTCAGGTATGTTTTAAATTAG